The following are encoded together in the Anaerostipes caccae L1-92 genome:
- a CDS encoding iron-sulfur cluster assembly scaffold protein has protein sequence MIYSHEVEQMCTVAQGVNHGAAPIPEEAKWISAKNVTDISGLTHGIGWCAPQQGGCKLTLNVKEGIIQEALVETIGCSGMTHSAAMASEILPGRTILEALNTDLVCDAINTAMRELFLQIVYGRTQSAFSEDGLPIGAGLEDLGKGLRSQVGTMYGTLKKGPRYLEMAEGYVTGIALDEEDQIIGYQFVSFGKMMDFIKAGDDAQTALDKAKGQYGRVDDAAKIIDPRNQ, from the coding sequence ATGATTTATTCACATGAAGTAGAACAAATGTGTACTGTAGCTCAGGGTGTAAACCACGGAGCTGCTCCGATCCCTGAAGAAGCAAAATGGATCAGTGCAAAAAACGTAACTGATATTTCCGGGCTGACTCACGGTATTGGATGGTGTGCACCTCAGCAGGGGGGATGTAAGTTAACTCTGAACGTAAAAGAAGGAATTATCCAGGAAGCATTGGTAGAGACTATCGGATGTTCTGGTATGACTCACTCAGCTGCCATGGCATCTGAAATTTTACCAGGAAGAACAATTTTAGAAGCATTAAATACAGACTTAGTATGTGATGCTATCAATACAGCGATGAGAGAACTGTTCTTACAGATCGTATACGGAAGAACCCAGAGTGCTTTCTCTGAGGACGGGCTTCCAATCGGAGCAGGGCTTGAAGATTTAGGAAAAGGGTTAAGATCTCAGGTTGGTACTATGTACGGTACACTGAAAAAAGGACCTCGTTACCTTGAAATGGCTGAAGGATATGTTACAGGAATCGCTTTGGACGAAGAAGATCAGATTATCGGATACCAGTTTGTAAGCTTTGGTAAGATGATGGACTTCATCAAGGCAGGCGATGACGCTCAGACAGCTTTAGACAAAGCAAAAGGTCAGTACGGCAGAGTAGATGATGCTGCTAAAATCATTGACCCGAGAAA